In Betta splendens chromosome 22, fBetSpl5.4, whole genome shotgun sequence, the following proteins share a genomic window:
- the nubpl gene encoding iron-sulfur protein NUBPL isoform X1 has translation MAQLTYSRLSHLLRSSVDKTSVLRTRTETKNGPACSVQFIRCQRSVDTKVLQERQKQQMTKGLPRQKPIAGIKQVIVVASGKGGVGKSTTAVNLALGLTANDPSKSVGMLDADVYGPSIPKLMNLKGNPELTDNNLMIPLTNYGIPCMSMGFLVDDVAPIVWRGLMVMSAIEKLLRQVDWGSLDYLVVDMPPGTGDVQLSITQNIPIAGAVIVSTPQDIALMDARRGAEMFKKVNVPVLGLVQNMSVFQCPNCNHQTHIFGSDGARQLAETLGVKLLGDVPLHLNIRETSDRGKPVVVSSPDSPEAEAYRKVASAVVQRLKEVRP, from the exons ATGGCTCAGCTAACTTACAGTAGACTGTCACACTTACTCAGATCATCCGTTGATAAAACATCCGTTTTacggacaaggacagagacgaAAAACGGGCCTGCGTGTTCTGTGCAGTTCATACGCTGCCAG aGGTCCGTGGACACGAAGGTGCTGCAGgagagacagaagcagcagatgacCAAGGGTCTTCCCAGACAGAAGCCCATCGCAGGCATCAAGCAGGTCATTGTTGTGGCTTCTGGGAAAGGCGGCGTCGGCAAGTCCACCACTGCAG TGAATTTGGCTCTGGGGTTAACGGCCAATGACCCG TCCAAGTCTGTCGGTATGTTGGACGCTGATGTTTATGGGCCGTCTATTCCCAAGCTGATGAACCTGAAAGGAAACCCAGAGCTCACTGACA ACAATCTGATGATTCCACTCACCAACTATGGGATTCCCTG CATGTCTATGGGTTTCCTGGTGGACGATGTTGCACCTATAGTATGGAGGGGGTTGATGGTGATGTCAGCTATTGAGAAACTGCTCAGACAG GTGGACTGGGGCTCGCTGGACTACCTGGTGGTCGACATGCCTCCAGGGACGGGAGATgtccagctgtcaatcacccaGAACATCCCCATAGCAG GAGCTGTAATCGTGTCGACGCCACAGGACATCGCTCTGATGGACGCACGCAGAGGAGCCGAGATGTTTAAGAAAGTCAACGTGCCG GTTCTTGGTCTGGTGCAGAACATGAGTGTCTTTCAATGTCCCAACTGCAACCATCAGACTCATATCTTTGGCTCTGATGGTGCTCGGCAGCTCGCAGAGACACTGGGAGTGAAATTATTAG GTGATGTTCCTCTGCATCTGAACATCAGAGAGACGTCAGACAGAGGAAAACCTGTGGTTGTCTCGTCTCCTGACAGCCCTGAG GCCGAGGCCTACAGGAAGgtggcgtctgctgtggtgCAGAGACTAAAGGAAGTCAGGCCTTGA
- the nubpl gene encoding iron-sulfur protein NUBPL isoform X2 produces MTKGLPRQKPIAGIKQVIVVASGKGGVGKSTTAVNLALGLTANDPSKSVGMLDADVYGPSIPKLMNLKGNPELTDNNLMIPLTNYGIPCMSMGFLVDDVAPIVWRGLMVMSAIEKLLRQVDWGSLDYLVVDMPPGTGDVQLSITQNIPIAGAVIVSTPQDIALMDARRGAEMFKKVNVPVLGLVQNMSVFQCPNCNHQTHIFGSDGARQLAETLGVKLLGDVPLHLNIRETSDRGKPVVVSSPDSPEAEAYRKVASAVVQRLKEVRP; encoded by the exons atgacCAAGGGTCTTCCCAGACAGAAGCCCATCGCAGGCATCAAGCAGGTCATTGTTGTGGCTTCTGGGAAAGGCGGCGTCGGCAAGTCCACCACTGCAG TGAATTTGGCTCTGGGGTTAACGGCCAATGACCCG TCCAAGTCTGTCGGTATGTTGGACGCTGATGTTTATGGGCCGTCTATTCCCAAGCTGATGAACCTGAAAGGAAACCCAGAGCTCACTGACA ACAATCTGATGATTCCACTCACCAACTATGGGATTCCCTG CATGTCTATGGGTTTCCTGGTGGACGATGTTGCACCTATAGTATGGAGGGGGTTGATGGTGATGTCAGCTATTGAGAAACTGCTCAGACAG GTGGACTGGGGCTCGCTGGACTACCTGGTGGTCGACATGCCTCCAGGGACGGGAGATgtccagctgtcaatcacccaGAACATCCCCATAGCAG GAGCTGTAATCGTGTCGACGCCACAGGACATCGCTCTGATGGACGCACGCAGAGGAGCCGAGATGTTTAAGAAAGTCAACGTGCCG GTTCTTGGTCTGGTGCAGAACATGAGTGTCTTTCAATGTCCCAACTGCAACCATCAGACTCATATCTTTGGCTCTGATGGTGCTCGGCAGCTCGCAGAGACACTGGGAGTGAAATTATTAG GTGATGTTCCTCTGCATCTGAACATCAGAGAGACGTCAGACAGAGGAAAACCTGTGGTTGTCTCGTCTCCTGACAGCCCTGAG GCCGAGGCCTACAGGAAGgtggcgtctgctgtggtgCAGAGACTAAAGGAAGTCAGGCCTTGA
- the nubpl gene encoding iron-sulfur protein NUBPL isoform X3 produces MSVHGSDNLMIPLTNYGIPCMSMGFLVDDVAPIVWRGLMVMSAIEKLLRQVDWGSLDYLVVDMPPGTGDVQLSITQNIPIAGAVIVSTPQDIALMDARRGAEMFKKVNVPVLGLVQNMSVFQCPNCNHQTHIFGSDGARQLAETLGVKLLGDVPLHLNIRETSDRGKPVVVSSPDSPEAEAYRKVASAVVQRLKEVRP; encoded by the exons ATGAGTGTTCATGGTTCAG ACAATCTGATGATTCCACTCACCAACTATGGGATTCCCTG CATGTCTATGGGTTTCCTGGTGGACGATGTTGCACCTATAGTATGGAGGGGGTTGATGGTGATGTCAGCTATTGAGAAACTGCTCAGACAG GTGGACTGGGGCTCGCTGGACTACCTGGTGGTCGACATGCCTCCAGGGACGGGAGATgtccagctgtcaatcacccaGAACATCCCCATAGCAG GAGCTGTAATCGTGTCGACGCCACAGGACATCGCTCTGATGGACGCACGCAGAGGAGCCGAGATGTTTAAGAAAGTCAACGTGCCG GTTCTTGGTCTGGTGCAGAACATGAGTGTCTTTCAATGTCCCAACTGCAACCATCAGACTCATATCTTTGGCTCTGATGGTGCTCGGCAGCTCGCAGAGACACTGGGAGTGAAATTATTAG GTGATGTTCCTCTGCATCTGAACATCAGAGAGACGTCAGACAGAGGAAAACCTGTGGTTGTCTCGTCTCCTGACAGCCCTGAG GCCGAGGCCTACAGGAAGgtggcgtctgctgtggtgCAGAGACTAAAGGAAGTCAGGCCTTGA